GGCTGCAGGTAATGCTATTAGTGAGGTTGTCAAATCTAATGCTGCTGGTGATGGTCCTGATGCAGAAAGTGTAAAGAACCTTGTTAAAGGGATTAAACAAATTGTTGATTTGGTAATAAAAGAAGGTAATGGACAAGCAGATAAAACTACCCCAGCTGATGATGATAAAAAGAATATTGGTAAGTTATTTGGAGCTGAAACTGCCGATGATAAGGGTGCTGAAGAGAAACATGTAGCGGCTGCTAGTGCATCAATAGGGGCGGTAACTGGGGCTGACATATTACAAGCTATTGCTGCTGCTAATGCTGATGCTACGAAGGGTGGTAAAGTTAAGGAAGTGAAAGATGCAGCAGGTTTGGCTTTAGCTAAGGGTACTTCTACTGCTAATGATGATCAACTTACTACTGCAGAATCCAAAAAAGATGCAGTGATTGCAGCAGGAATAGCATTAAGAGCTATGGCTAAAGATGGTAAATTTATTGTTAAGGATACTGCTGAAAAGAAGACTGAAGCTGAGTCTGCTAAAGGAGTTGCTGCTAGTGCTGTAGGCAAAGCATTAAGTACTCTTATTATTGCTATTAGGAATACTGTTGATACTGGTTTAAAGTCAATTAGTGATGCTCTAGCAGCTGTTAAACAAGGAGATAAGTCTGCAGATTTTACTACACCTGCAGAAGCAGCAACTACTGGACAACAACAATAAAGGATTAATAACAATATACATAACTAAATAAAGTCATTTGAGGAAAACTTTTATCTTTGTGAGAATTGTTTTCCTTTTGTTTGTATTTTTGCCCTTGTGATGTAATAAGGAGGCACGTGATAATGAAAAGAATTACTTTATGTGCGTTATTTTTGACTTTATTTTTACTTCTCAGTTGTGGTAGTGGCAGTACTAGTGCTGAGGATCCTAAAATCACATTCTTAAACTCTATTGCTAATTTGGGTAAAGGGTTCTTAGATGTTTTTACTTCTCTTTCTGATATGGTTACTGGGGCTTTTGGCATTAATGCTGAGACTAAGAAATCTGACATTGGTAACTATTTCACTTCTATTGAAACAACTATGACATCTGTTAAAAAGAAGTTACAAGATCAAGTTGCTAAGAATGGGAATTACTCAAAACTTAAAACAGTTGTTGATACCTTTATCACTAACACATTAGACAAGATCGCAGCAGGAGCAAAGGAAGCTGCTAAAGGGGCTACTGGTGATGTTATTGGTAATGCTACTGCAACTGGACATGGGGCTACTCCTGCTAGTAAGGATTCAGTTGTTTCTCTTGTTAAAGGGATTAAGACTATTGTTGAAGTGGTTCTAAAAAAGGATGAGGGGGATGCAGGAGCTAATAAAACAGGGGATGATAAAAAGGACGTTGGTAATCTTTTTATTAATGATGCTGGTAAAGATGGTTCAAAAGAAGAAAATATTGCAAAGGCATCAGCTAGCATTGGAGCTGTAACTGGTGCTGATATTTTACAAGCTATTGCTAACTCTAAAGAAGATCCTCAAGTTGATAATGCTAATGGAATTGAAAAAGCCAAAGATGCAGCTGAGATCGCTATTGTTCCTGCTGTTAACAAGACGGAAATTAAAGAAGATTCAGCAAAGAAAGACGCTGTTATTGCTGCAGGTATTGCACTGAGAGCTATGGCTAAGGATGGTAAATTTGCTGCTAAGAATGAAGAGAAATCTGCCAATGCAGTCAATGGAATAGCAGCTAATGCTGTTGGTAAGACTTTAAGGACTCTAATAATAGCAATAAGAAATACTGTTGATAGTGGTTTAAAGACAATTAGTGATGCTCTTGCTACAGTTACACAAGAAGATAAATCTTTAGATTCTACTACACCTGCAGACTCAGCAACCGGTAGCCAGCAATAATAAATAATTATTAAAATATACATAACTAAATAAAGTCATTTGAGGAAAACTTTTATCTTTGTGAGAATTGTTTTCCTTTTGTTTGTATTTTTGCCCTTGTGATGTAATAAGGAGGCACGTGATAATGAAAAGAATTACTTTATGTGCGTTATTAATGACTTTATTTTTACTCTTATCTTGTAATAATTCAGGAAAAAATCTTAAAGATGATGAAGTGGCTAAATCTGATGGTTCTGTTATTGACCTAGCTAAAATAACTAAGAACATTACAGATTCTGTTGCTTTTGCTAAAGATGTTAAAGAAGTTCATTCTTTAGTTAAGTCTATTGATGACCTTGCTAAAGCTATTGGAGCGAAAATTAAAGATTCTTATGAGCTTGATACTACCAATTCTGGTCATAATGGAGCGTTACTTGCTGGGGTGTTTCAAGTAATATTGACTGTAGAAACCAAGTTGAAATCATTAAAGCAGTCAGCTAAACTCCCTGAGTCACTTAAGGCAAAGGTTACTGCTGCTGAGCAATCAAGTAAAAAATTCTTAGACAAATTGAAAGGTGAGAATGCAGCTCTTGGTAAAGAAGATGCTTCTGATGCTGATGCAAAAAAAGCTATAGATAAAAATGATAATACTGGAGGTAAAGGTAAGGAAGAGCTCGGTGAACTAAACACAGCAATTGATGCATTGTTAACAGCTGCAGACGCTGCAGTAACAGCTTCAATTAATGAGCTTACAACTTCTTCTAAACCCGCTAACACCTAAGGGATAAACAAGTTAATTAACTATTATAATGATTACTTTTTAATCAATCGTTATTTTCTTATAAAATAAAGTCTATAAATAATAAGCTAGGAGTTTGCTTCTCTTAGCTTTTTTTGTTCCTTTATTCTCTATTTACTTCTTTTACTTCTTTATTATACTTCTTAGTTGTGGCAGTGGTACTACTAGTGCTGAGGATCCTAAAACCACATTCTTAAACTCTATTGCTAATTTAGGTAAAGGGTTCTTAGATGTTTTTACTTCTCTTTCTGATATGATTACTGGGGCTTTTGGTATTAAGGCTGAGACTAAGAAATCTGATATTGGTAACTATTTCACTTCTATTGAAAAAGCTATGAACACAGTTAAAGAGAAATTACAAGATCAAGTTGAAAAGAATGGTAACTATCTAAAGATAAAGGAAGTTGTTGATAACTTTATCACTAACACATTAGACAAGATCGCTGATGGGGCTAAGACTGCTGCTACTGGGGCTACTGGTAACGATGCTATTGGTAATGCTACTTCGGCTGGACATGGGGCTACTCCTGCTGACAAAGACTCTGTTATCTCCTTAGTTAAAGGAATTAAAACTATTGTTGATTTGGTTTTAAAAGATAAGGGTGATGCAGGTGCTACTAAAACAGGAGAGGATGATAAAAAGGATGTTGGTAATCTATTTGCTGATGCGAATGGTAAAGATGATGCTAAAGAAGAAAATATTGCAAAGGCATCAGCTAGTATTGGTTCAGTGACCGGGGCTGACATTTTGCAAGCTATTGCTAAATCCACAGAAAATCCTACTGCAAATAGTACTGATGGAATTGAAAAAGCTACAGATGCTGCTGAGATTGCTATTGCTCCGGCTGTTAACGGCAAAAAAGAAATTAAAGATGCTGCAAAGAAAGACGCTGTTATTGCTGCTGGTATTGCACTTCGGGCAATGGCTAAAGATGGTAAGTTTGCTGCTAAGAATGAAGCAAAATCTGCTCATGCAGTTAATGGGGCAACTGCTAGTGCTGTTGGTAAGACTTTAAGTACTCTAATAATAGCAATAAGAAATACTGTTGATAGTGGTTTAAAGACAATTAGTGATGCTCTTGCTACAGTTACACAAGAAGATAAATCTGTAGATTCTACTACACCCGCAGAAACAGCAATTGGTAGGTAATAATAAATAATTATCAATAAAACATACATAACTAAATAAAGTCATTTGAGGAAAACTCTTCTTTTTATAAGAATTGTTTTCCTTTTATTTATATCTTGACTTCCTGAGGTAATAAGGAGGCACGTGATAATGAAAAGAATTACTTTATGTGCGTTATTTTTGACTTTATTTTTACTTCTTGGCTGTGGCAGTGGTACTACTAAGATGGAAGATCCTCAGAGTAGGTTCTTAAAGTCTGTGATTAGTTTAGGTAATGATTTCTTAAATGTTTTTACTTCCCTTTCTGATATGGTTGGAGGGGTTTTAGGTTTTAATACTACTACTAAAAAATCTGATGTTGGGAACTATTTTAAGACTATGCATGATACTCTTTCATCTACTAAGACATCTCTTGAGAAAATTGTTGCTGACATGAAATCTGATAATAATCCTAATGCAGAGGCTACTGATACCGCTGTAAAATCTCTAATTACTAATACTCTTGATCAAATAATCCAGGGTGCTAAGACTGCTAGTGAGGCTATTGGTACTGATAGTAATGACCTGCTTGGTAATGTTGCTGCTCAGAATAACGGTGGTGCTGCTGGTAGTGAAGTCGATAAACTAGTAAAGGGTATTAAATCAATTGTAGATGTGGTACTTGGTGAAAAAAAAGGAAATTCCGATGCTGGGGATGATAAAAAGGCTAGTGATGGTTCTACTGCAAGAACCGCTGCTGCTGGGGATGGTGAATCAGGTAAATTATTTGCTACTGGTGCGGGAGCTGTTGGTGATGTTAACAATTCAAAAAAGGTTGCAGCTGATGCTGCTAAAGCTGTTGGGGCTGTAACTGGCGCTGACATTTTACAAGCTATGATTAAGGATGATGGTGATGCTGTTAAATTAGCTACTTCTCAGAATGCTGGAGCTGCCCCTAAAGATGCTACTATTGCAGGAGGTATAGCACTGCGAGCGATGGCTAAGAATGGTAAATTTGCTGGTCCTAGTGCTGCTGCTGATGATGCTGTTACTGCAGTTAAAGGTGCAGCAATAAGTGCAGTTACTAAAGCATTAGATACTTTAACAATAGCAATAAGAAATACTATTGACTCAGGCCTTAAAACTATTAAAGATGCTATGAATATTAATCCTACTGATACTACTTTAACTAATGATAATCAGGCTTCTGAAGCTAAGAAAAACTAGTTAGAATTTAATAACAATATACATAACTAAATAAAGTCATTTGAGGAAAACTTTTCTTTTCATAAGAATTGTTTTCCTTTTGTGTTTATATAGTCTTTCTGAGGTAAAAAGGAGGCACGTGATAATGAAAAGAATTACTTTATGTGCGTTATTTTTGACTTTATTTTTACTTCTTAGTTGTGGCAGTGGACAACAGTCGGTTGATTCGGCTAATGGTGGCGGGGCAGCTACAGGAGGGAGCAGTTTAAGTTCTGTTCTCATGGATGTAGGTAGAAGTGCTAAGAATGCTTTTTATGCATTTTTAGAGCTACTTTCTGGTACATTAGGTTTTACTGCTAAATCAACTACAAAGAAAGAGGATGTAGGAGGGTATTTTAACAGCTTAGGTGCTAAGCTTGGAGACGCATCAACAGAATTAGAAAAGATAGCAAAAAAGTCAGAGACAGAGCTTGATAAAGGTGAGCTAAACAAGATAATTAGAAGTGCAGTTGATTCTGCTAAGTCTATTTTAAACACATTAAAAACTCATTTGGACTCTTTAAAAGATATCGGTGATGCTAAACCAGTAGGTGAGGCTGCAAGTAATGCTCAAGGCACAGCACCAACTGATGTTGAATTAAAGAAAGTATATAATGCATTGAAAGGAATTGTAGAAGAAGCAGGTAAGGTAGGTGTTCCAAAGCCAGAAGCTGGAAATGTAGCAGTAAAAGTAGGTAATGCAGATAATAAAGATGGAGTAAAAGTCTTAGCTGCAGGTGCTAATGCAGGAGCAGCTGTGGGAGATAAAGCCGCAGCAATAGTAGCAGCAGTTAGTGGTGAAGAAATATTAGCTTCAATAGTTAAGTCACAAGAAAGTGATGCTGATGCAGCACTAGCAGTTGATGCAACTGCACAGACAAGTGCACTAAAGTTTGCAAGAGGAGGAAGTGATACAGGTCAGTTAGCAAAAGATGTAGCTAAAGCAGCAGCTGTAGCAGGAGGTATAGCATTACGTTCTTTAGTTAAGGATGGTAAATTAGCTGCGAATAATAATGATGATGACAAAGTAGTACAAGCAGTAGGAGTAAGTGCAGTAAATAAGTTATTGGTATCAATAGAGGATATAATTAAGAAGGCAGTAAAAGAATGTTCTTGAGAAAGCAAAAGAAAAAATAGATAAAGCTAGATCCCCAAAACCAGCAGCTCAGCAGTAAAATAGATAGTTAGATTCATTACTTAAAATTAAGATTAGAAGGCAAACTTATCTCTAAGTCTGCCTTCTATATTAGTTGTAATGAAATTAAAAAGTTGAATAGTTCGGTAGTAATGCAGAGAATCTTCAAACCGTATTTTAACCTCTTATAGTTAATTTAGTTTATTTGTTCCTGTAGCAATCTTGTTTAATGTTAAGAAAGGTTAAGATAAATCTGTTTATGCAGCTAATGGTGTTGTTATTAGTGCTAATTCTAAGACATTTAATCTATCGCAAGAACTGTTTTTAGTGCTTGTAAAGTAATTTCAACAGTATTTTTAATAGCAATTAGAAGATATACTAAACGATTAAATAATAAAATAAATCTTGAAATGCTATTACACCTGCAATTTTAACAGTTAACATAAATAACTAGTACAAAATAAATATATAACTAAATAAAGTCATTTGAGGAAAACTATTCTTTTTATAAGATTCGTTTTCCTCAAATGACTTTATTTATATAGATATTTGTACTAAAGATAAGACAGTAACTTTTATTCAGTTCCATATTAATTAGGTGTAAGTAAGTATTATGAGATTAGTTTTGATTAGTAAGTGAGTAAAATTATTCTGAAAGTAAAGGTAGGAACCAGGTTTCTTAGTTTTTGTTTTTATTGAATGATATGTTTACTTTAGTTAATTGTTTTTTGATTATTTATTTTTTAAGTTTAAATTGGATGTGATTGATTACAAGTTTTAGATTAAGATTATATTTTTGTTCTTTATTGTATAAATTTACTTATTAAAATAATTTTGAATTACCTTTAATTATTACAGAATAGAATAATTGAGGTTTTATGGAATTTATTTTTGTTATTTAAAATAAAAGGGTGTACATTTGTCAGTAA
This genomic stretch from Borrelia puertoricensis harbors:
- a CDS encoding variable large family protein — translated: MFISCFYLVLSFNDNLDCLFLLLSCGSGTTKMEDPKATFLTSIANLGKGFLDVFTSLSDMITGALGIKAETKKSDIGKYFTSIEKTMTSVKKKLNIVVAENGNYPKLKEVVDTFITGTLDKIAEGAKTAATGAAGNAISEVVKSNAAGDGPDAESVKNLVKGIKQIVDLVIKEGNGQADKTTPADDDKKNIGKLFGAETADDKGAEEKHVAAASASIGAVTGADILQAIAAANADATKGGKVKEVKDAAGLALAKGTSTANDDQLTTAESKKDAVIAAGIALRAMAKDGKFIVKDTAEKKTEAESAKGVAASAVGKALSTLIIAIRNTVDTGLKSISDALAAVKQGDKSADFTTPAEAATTGQQQ
- a CDS encoding variable large family protein, with protein sequence MKRITLCALFLTLFLLLSCGSGSTSAEDPKITFLNSIANLGKGFLDVFTSLSDMVTGAFGINAETKKSDIGNYFTSIETTMTSVKKKLQDQVAKNGNYSKLKTVVDTFITNTLDKIAAGAKEAAKGATGDVIGNATATGHGATPASKDSVVSLVKGIKTIVEVVLKKDEGDAGANKTGDDKKDVGNLFINDAGKDGSKEENIAKASASIGAVTGADILQAIANSKEDPQVDNANGIEKAKDAAEIAIVPAVNKTEIKEDSAKKDAVIAAGIALRAMAKDGKFAAKNEEKSANAVNGIAANAVGKTLRTLIIAIRNTVDSGLKTISDALATVTQEDKSLDSTTPADSATGSQQ
- a CDS encoding Vsp/OspC family lipoprotein, which encodes MKRITLCALLMTLFLLLSCNNSGKNLKDDEVAKSDGSVIDLAKITKNITDSVAFAKDVKEVHSLVKSIDDLAKAIGAKIKDSYELDTTNSGHNGALLAGVFQVILTVETKLKSLKQSAKLPESLKAKVTAAEQSSKKFLDKLKGENAALGKEDASDADAKKAIDKNDNTGGKGKEELGELNTAIDALLTAADAAVTASINELTTSSKPANT
- a CDS encoding variable large family protein: MYFFYFFIILLSCGSGTTSAEDPKTTFLNSIANLGKGFLDVFTSLSDMITGAFGIKAETKKSDIGNYFTSIEKAMNTVKEKLQDQVEKNGNYLKIKEVVDNFITNTLDKIADGAKTAATGATGNDAIGNATSAGHGATPADKDSVISLVKGIKTIVDLVLKDKGDAGATKTGEDDKKDVGNLFADANGKDDAKEENIAKASASIGSVTGADILQAIAKSTENPTANSTDGIEKATDAAEIAIAPAVNGKKEIKDAAKKDAVIAAGIALRAMAKDGKFAAKNEAKSAHAVNGATASAVGKTLSTLIIAIRNTVDSGLKTISDALATVTQEDKSVDSTTPAETAIGR
- a CDS encoding variable large family protein — its product is MKRITLCALFLTLFLLLGCGSGTTKMEDPQSRFLKSVISLGNDFLNVFTSLSDMVGGVLGFNTTTKKSDVGNYFKTMHDTLSSTKTSLEKIVADMKSDNNPNAEATDTAVKSLITNTLDQIIQGAKTASEAIGTDSNDLLGNVAAQNNGGAAGSEVDKLVKGIKSIVDVVLGEKKGNSDAGDDKKASDGSTARTAAAGDGESGKLFATGAGAVGDVNNSKKVAADAAKAVGAVTGADILQAMIKDDGDAVKLATSQNAGAAPKDATIAGGIALRAMAKNGKFAGPSAAADDAVTAVKGAAISAVTKALDTLTIAIRNTIDSGLKTIKDAMNINPTDTTLTNDNQASEAKKN